In a single window of the marine bacterium B5-7 genome:
- the ftsW gene encoding putative lipid II flippase FtsW has translation MTQLTPQRPSALAFDHWLVISVLAIMAMGVLMVTSASMVISAKQYGNSFHYAVHQLLYLFMGISVALVVLRVKMETWERISPWLVLVSFILLLAVLVPGIGRSVNGSRRWINLLVINVQVSEVVKLCMILFMSGYLIRRQKDVSTTIGGFLRPMGLIGVMGLLLLLEPDFGATVVIMATALSLLFLAGMRFRHFAGLLLIVAIAMAVLAISSPYRLQRLTTFLNPWARQFDSGYQLTQSLIAFGRGGWTGVGLGESIQKLFYLPEAHTDFLFAVLAEELGFVGEMVVLGLFSFLVYRILRIGRRAHRINQVFAAFCCYGFALWIAFQVMINIGVCSGVLPTKGLTLPFMSYGGSSLMVMCVVIAIVLRVDSESRQ, from the coding sequence ATGACTCAACTTACACCACAACGCCCATCCGCTTTAGCCTTTGATCATTGGCTGGTCATTAGTGTGTTAGCGATTATGGCTATGGGTGTCTTGATGGTGACGTCGGCATCTATGGTGATTTCCGCGAAGCAATATGGCAACTCCTTTCATTATGCCGTTCATCAATTATTGTATCTGTTCATGGGTATCAGCGTAGCTTTGGTTGTGCTGCGTGTGAAAATGGAAACCTGGGAACGGATTAGCCCATGGTTAGTCTTAGTAAGTTTCATTTTGCTACTGGCTGTTTTAGTCCCAGGTATTGGGCGCAGTGTGAATGGTAGTCGTCGTTGGATTAATTTATTAGTGATCAATGTGCAAGTGTCTGAAGTGGTGAAGTTGTGCATGATTTTATTTATGTCGGGTTATTTGATTCGTCGCCAAAAAGACGTGTCTACGACTATCGGTGGTTTCTTACGGCCTATGGGGTTGATTGGTGTCATGGGCTTATTACTGCTATTAGAACCTGATTTTGGTGCGACCGTGGTGATTATGGCAACGGCACTGAGCTTATTGTTTTTAGCTGGTATGCGGTTTCGACATTTTGCAGGCTTATTGTTGATCGTGGCGATTGCCATGGCGGTGCTTGCGATTTCTTCGCCATATCGCTTACAGCGCTTAACCACGTTTTTAAATCCTTGGGCCAGGCAGTTTGATAGTGGTTATCAGCTCACGCAATCATTGATTGCCTTTGGGCGAGGCGGGTGGACAGGTGTAGGCTTGGGCGAGAGTATTCAAAAATTATTTTACCTGCCGGAAGCACATACCGACTTTTTGTTTGCGGTGTTGGCCGAAGAGCTAGGGTTTGTGGGCGAAATGGTCGTGCTAGGTTTATTTAGCTTTTTGGTTTACCGTATTTTACGTATTGGACGCCGAGCGCATAGGATCAATCAAGTATTTGCTGCCTTCTGTTGTTATGGATTCGCTTTGTGGATTGCCTTCCAGGTGATGATTAATATTGGCGTGTGCTCTGGCGTGCTACCAACAAAAGGGTTAACGCTGCCATTCATGAGTTACGGTGGGTCGAGTTTGATGGTGATGTGCGTGGTGATCGCCATCGTGTTAAGGGTTGATAGTGAGAGTCGTCAATGA
- the murB gene encoding UDP-N-acetylenolpyruvoylglucosamine reductase: MKNAQLQTNCSLAGFTTWGVGGPADYVLVPRSLEELSEALQETPADMPITWLGLGSNVLIRDAGIRGLVILTHKGLSAMTETASGIHVEAGVPCAKLAKWGAKHDKPDAAFFAGIPGTIGGALFMNAGAFGHETWKFVNTVDTINRRGEISHYPANHFNAEYRHIIGLGQDEWFVAGDFQFETNTSAEAKTAIKALLQKRNDAQPIGLRSCGSVFRNPPGDYAARLIEACGLKGKTLGGAQVSEKHANFIINTGAALAADIESLIHMVQDTVKQETGIHLQAEAKILGEAT; the protein is encoded by the coding sequence ATGAAAAACGCCCAACTACAAACTAACTGCTCACTTGCAGGTTTTACTACCTGGGGTGTTGGCGGGCCAGCAGATTATGTGTTGGTGCCACGCTCACTGGAAGAACTTTCTGAGGCATTACAAGAAACACCTGCGGACATGCCAATTACTTGGTTGGGCTTGGGGAGTAATGTGTTGATCCGTGATGCGGGAATACGCGGTTTGGTGATTCTCACCCATAAAGGTTTGTCTGCCATGACAGAAACAGCCTCTGGGATCCATGTGGAAGCGGGTGTGCCTTGTGCCAAGTTGGCAAAGTGGGGAGCAAAGCATGACAAACCAGATGCGGCATTTTTTGCAGGGATCCCTGGCACCATCGGCGGTGCATTATTCATGAATGCGGGTGCTTTTGGGCATGAAACCTGGAAATTTGTAAACACCGTTGATACGATTAATCGTCGCGGTGAAATCTCTCATTATCCAGCTAATCATTTTAATGCGGAGTACCGTCATATCATTGGCTTGGGTCAAGATGAATGGTTTGTGGCAGGGGATTTTCAGTTTGAAACCAATACTTCTGCTGAAGCGAAAACCGCGATTAAAGCCTTGTTACAAAAACGTAATGATGCGCAACCGATTGGTTTACGCAGCTGCGGTTCCGTCTTTCGTAATCCGCCAGGGGATTATGCCGCACGTTTGATTGAGGCTTGTGGCTTGAAAGGTAAAACGCTAGGTGGGGCACAAGTGTCGGAAAAACACGCGAATTTCATCATTAATACCGGTGCGGCCTTGGCTGCAGACATTGAAAGCCTGATCCACATGGTTCAAGATACAGTAAAACAAGAAACAGGCATTCATTTGCAAGCGGAAGCAAAAATATTAGGAGAAGCCACGTGA
- the murC gene encoding UDP-N-acetylmuramate--L-alanine ligase: MRKIKQVHFIGIGGVGMSAIAEVLHREGYTITGTDAQGNGNTKRLQALGLTIEIGHTSQLGLASDVVVISTAIQPDNPEYVAMQAAEIPIMRRAEMLAELMRLRKGIAIAGTHGKTTTTGLTAALLSAGGLSPTYVIGGILNSAGSNAKLGNGEYLVAEADESDASFLHLVPTIAAVTNIEPEHMSTYDGDFSRLKQTFLDFLLRLPLDGLAVLCHDDEHIRSLLPQIARPLVTYGFDEAADVRAVNFVQLGTMSHFDVRAQDRTPFAVQLNLPGKHNVSNALAAIAIALHAGVSETVIQHALQSFEGVGRRFQQVETCIDNMPVTLIDDYGHHPTEVRVTLETIRAVWPDRRLLLVFQPHRFTRTEDCFDDFVEVLSRVDGLVLLDVHPAGEAHNPHADSHALARAIRQRGTVEPIVVSNTDELPSVLSRQLKTDDVLLMQGAGSIARLVQQFIVHNEKRPTTN, translated from the coding sequence ATGAGAAAAATAAAACAAGTACACTTTATTGGGATTGGTGGTGTCGGCATGAGTGCGATTGCAGAAGTATTGCATCGTGAAGGTTACACGATTACGGGCACGGATGCGCAAGGGAATGGCAACACCAAACGCTTGCAAGCATTGGGGTTAACGATAGAAATCGGACATACTAGCCAATTAGGTTTAGCATCAGATGTTGTCGTGATTTCTACGGCGATTCAGCCAGATAATCCAGAATATGTTGCCATGCAAGCCGCTGAAATCCCAATTATGCGTCGGGCTGAAATGCTGGCAGAACTGATGCGCTTACGAAAAGGTATTGCGATTGCGGGAACGCACGGTAAAACGACGACAACCGGTTTAACCGCAGCCTTGTTATCCGCGGGTGGTTTAAGTCCTACTTATGTGATTGGTGGCATTTTAAATAGTGCAGGTAGCAATGCAAAGTTAGGCAATGGTGAGTACTTAGTGGCTGAAGCAGATGAAAGTGATGCATCCTTTTTGCATTTGGTTCCAACGATTGCTGCCGTCACGAACATCGAGCCCGAGCATATGAGTACATATGACGGCGATTTTTCTCGTCTTAAACAAACGTTCTTAGATTTTTTACTGCGATTACCTTTAGATGGTTTAGCTGTGTTATGCCATGATGATGAGCATATTCGTAGTCTGTTGCCACAGATTGCTAGGCCCTTGGTGACCTATGGATTTGACGAAGCAGCCGATGTGCGCGCTGTTAATTTTGTGCAGCTTGGCACGATGAGTCATTTTGATGTGCGTGCACAAGACCGTACGCCGTTTGCTGTGCAGCTGAATTTACCAGGAAAGCATAATGTGAGTAATGCGCTTGCTGCGATTGCGATTGCACTACATGCGGGTGTGAGTGAAACGGTTATTCAACATGCTTTGCAAAGTTTTGAAGGGGTAGGGCGACGCTTCCAGCAAGTAGAAACCTGTATCGATAATATGCCTGTTACCCTGATTGATGATTACGGCCATCATCCGACGGAAGTGCGGGTGACTTTAGAAACGATTCGTGCGGTGTGGCCCGACCGACGTTTGTTATTAGTTTTTCAGCCGCATCGTTTTACACGCACGGAAGATTGTTTTGATGATTTTGTTGAGGTGTTGTCACGTGTTGATGGATTAGTCTTGCTAGATGTACACCCTGCCGGTGAAGCACATAATCCACATGCAGATAGTCATGCATTGGCGCGTGCGATTCGTCAACGAGGCACCGTGGAACCAATCGTGGTCTCAAATACGGATGAATTACCCAGCGTTTTATCTCGCCAACTAAAAACTGACGATGTACTATTAATGCAAGGCGCAGGTAGCATTGCTCGTTTGGTTCAACAATTTATTGTGCACAATGAAAAACGCCCAACTACAAACTAA
- the murD gene encoding UDP-N-acetylmuramoylalanine--D-glutamate ligase has product MKKPFHTLILGLGKSGYSAATFLAEQGHHIAVADTRAEPPFLSDLQTHYPDVPFYAGEFTAELIAQAKQLLLSPGVDPHQTLLNSCGATIIGDIELFAQHVNKPVVAITGSNGKSTVTTLMGEVLRDAGMNVAIGGNLGTPALDLLKQNADIYVLELSSYQLETTYSLQPKVACCLNITPDHLDRHGSFENYINAKHRIFQGAAWQVTNADDENIQASGAKVLSFQQHINNMQATFTFDADYIYQANQIILNTKDLRILGLHNAANVCAVLCMAEALALPLASTLATITAFPGLPHRCEWAGEVNGVRWINDSKGTNIGAAVAAIQSFAAQQPQKLIWLAGGQAKGQDFSEISDILSQFVSDAIVYGEDADKIAAVVQLPVQLHRVENLEQAIQKAQALATPGQTVLFSPACASFDAFPNFEVRGDAFKKNII; this is encoded by the coding sequence ATGAAAAAACCTTTCCACACACTCATCCTCGGCCTCGGCAAAAGCGGTTACAGCGCTGCAACATTTTTGGCAGAGCAGGGCCATCATATTGCAGTCGCGGATACGCGAGCTGAGCCGCCGTTTTTATCCGATTTACAAACCCATTATCCTGACGTCCCTTTTTATGCCGGTGAATTTACCGCTGAGCTCATCGCACAAGCCAAACAATTACTCTTAAGCCCCGGGGTTGATCCGCATCAAACCCTCCTTAATTCCTGTGGTGCAACTATTATCGGAGATATAGAACTATTTGCACAGCATGTTAACAAGCCTGTTGTTGCTATCACAGGCTCCAACGGAAAAAGTACCGTGACTACGCTGATGGGTGAAGTGCTGAGAGATGCTGGGATGAACGTCGCCATTGGCGGCAACCTCGGTACGCCCGCGCTCGATTTACTCAAACAGAATGCGGATATTTATGTGCTGGAGCTTTCAAGTTATCAACTCGAGACCACGTATTCTTTGCAGCCTAAAGTGGCATGCTGTTTGAATATCACCCCAGATCATTTGGATAGGCATGGCTCTTTTGAAAACTACATCAACGCAAAACACCGTATTTTCCAGGGCGCCGCCTGGCAAGTCACCAATGCCGATGATGAAAATATTCAAGCTTCTGGAGCAAAGGTATTGTCGTTTCAACAACATATAAATAACATGCAAGCTACATTTACTTTTGATGCTGATTATATTTATCAAGCCAATCAAATAATTCTTAACACCAAAGATTTACGCATCCTCGGTTTACACAATGCTGCCAATGTCTGCGCGGTGTTATGCATGGCAGAAGCGCTAGCGCTGCCATTAGCCAGCACCTTAGCGACTATCACAGCTTTTCCTGGCTTGCCTCATCGCTGTGAATGGGCCGGGGAGGTCAATGGCGTACGTTGGATCAATGATTCCAAGGGGACCAATATCGGCGCTGCTGTGGCTGCGATTCAAAGTTTTGCTGCCCAGCAGCCTCAAAAACTGATTTGGTTAGCTGGTGGCCAGGCTAAAGGTCAAGATTTTTCAGAAATTAGCGACATTTTATCTCAATTTGTGAGTGATGCCATTGTTTATGGCGAAGATGCTGACAAGATTGCTGCAGTGGTACAGCTACCTGTTCAGCTACATCGTGTGGAAAATCTCGAACAAGCGATCCAAAAAGCGCAAGCATTGGCCACGCCTGGGCAAACCGTGCTGTTTTCTCCTGCCTGTGCTAGCTTTGACGCCTTCCCTAATTTTGAAGTGAGAGGGGATGCGTTCAAAAAAAACATCATCTAA
- the ddl gene encoding D-alanine--D-alanine ligase, giving the protein MTARLTVGLLYGGCSAEHNISIKSATAIYENLDQARFSVMPIWISHAGEWFHAAPELPEQDKFLQPRVTLLPQPNGGQLFDATNLQVLAKLDLVFPMVHGTNGEDGTLQGLLELAKIPYVGSGVMAMAICMDKVTSKRIFRDAGLPVVPFVAVTQSQWEAHAVNVIAACEKKLNYPWFIKPVNLGSSIGIVKVNGPAEVADAIEQAFSYDDHVIIEQGVEHSRDIEVSVMGNSAVQASGPGEIISPGEFYDFDAKYVSAETQLKVPADLPAFLSKKMAHLAVQAFEATGCTGYARVDFLLCDTDQEVFVSEINTIPGFTSISLFPRLWAEQGISFTELCTQLIDLALEESQRQQQKQTSLNISD; this is encoded by the coding sequence GTGACAGCACGATTAACGGTAGGTCTATTATATGGTGGGTGTTCAGCAGAGCACAATATTTCGATTAAATCAGCGACAGCGATTTATGAAAATCTCGATCAAGCACGCTTTAGTGTGATGCCCATTTGGATCTCGCATGCGGGTGAGTGGTTTCATGCGGCACCTGAGTTGCCAGAGCAAGATAAATTTTTACAGCCGCGTGTCACCTTATTGCCCCAACCTAATGGTGGACAATTGTTTGATGCGACGAATTTGCAGGTGCTGGCGAAATTGGATCTCGTGTTTCCTATGGTGCATGGCACAAATGGAGAGGATGGCACGCTTCAAGGTTTACTTGAATTAGCGAAAATACCCTATGTGGGTTCCGGTGTGATGGCGATGGCTATTTGCATGGATAAAGTGACCTCTAAGCGGATCTTCCGAGATGCAGGTTTGCCCGTGGTGCCATTTGTGGCGGTGACACAATCGCAGTGGGAGGCGCATGCCGTCAATGTGATTGCGGCGTGCGAGAAAAAATTAAATTACCCTTGGTTCATTAAGCCTGTCAACTTGGGATCAAGCATTGGGATTGTGAAAGTAAACGGTCCCGCTGAAGTTGCTGATGCCATTGAGCAGGCATTTTCCTATGATGATCATGTGATCATCGAACAGGGGGTTGAGCATTCTCGTGACATTGAAGTGAGTGTCATGGGGAATAGTGCGGTGCAAGCTTCAGGCCCTGGAGAAATTATTAGCCCAGGTGAGTTTTACGATTTTGATGCGAAGTATGTATCTGCTGAAACTCAGCTAAAGGTGCCAGCTGATCTGCCAGCTTTTCTCTCTAAAAAAATGGCCCACTTGGCGGTACAAGCATTTGAGGCCACGGGTTGTACAGGTTATGCGCGTGTAGATTTTTTGTTGTGTGATACCGATCAAGAAGTTTTTGTGTCTGAGATTAATACGATTCCTGGTTTTACTTCTATCAGCTTGTTTCCGCGTTTGTGGGCAGAGCAGGGCATTTCTTTTACTGAGCTTTGCACGCAACTCATCGACTTGGCGTTGGAAGAAAGCCAGCGTCAGCAGCAAAAACAAACAAGCCTTAATATTAGTGACTAA